TCCCCATAAATCTACATTACAAGCTTCAACTGCGGGTGCAATTAAATCTTGAAGTGCTTGAGTTTTATTAGATAGCTTCATTTACTCTCGTCATCTGGTGCGATTTATGATCTATTTGACCACTACAAAACAATCAAAACTATAGTAGTAGTGAAACATGGAGACGTGACCAAATACTGTCGACACTACACGATAGCCAATAAAAAAGGGCGATAATCGCCCCAATTACTGCACAATTCTGGATTTTTTCAAATCCCACTGTGCAAAAAGGCCCACCATAGTTGTGAGCCTCTTTTTAGAAACTTGGTAGCGGGAGCTGGATTTGAACCAACGACCTTCGGGTTATGAGCCCGACGAGCTACCAGACTGCTCCATCCCGCATCAACGTGCAAAAATTATATACAGAAAGTGGAAACTTTTCAATCAAAACCACAAGCTTGTACATATTTGTTATAAGTCACTGAAAAGTGGTAGCGGGAGCTGGATTTGAACCAACGACCTTCGGGTTATGAGCCCGACGAGCTACCAGACTGCTCCATCCCGCATCAGCGTACAAATAACTTTCAGTTTAAAATTAAACTGCTTTTAAAGTTTGCATCTTTAAAAGATTGGTAGCGGGAGCTGGATTTGAACCAACGACCTTCGGGTTATGAGCCCGACGAGCTACCAGACTGCTCCATCCCGCAACAACATGCAAATAACTCTTCTCAACTTAAAACCAGTTTAAGCTGCCTCTTTAAAGTTTGCGTCTTTTAAAAGGATTGATTGGTAGCGGGAGCTGGATTTGAACCAACGACCTTCGGGTTATGAGCCCGACGAGCTACCAGACTGCTCCATCCCGCAACAACAGAAGTTTTTTTAGCTGCATACACCAACTTATATTCTGGATTCATAAGTTGGTGCGGAAGGGGGGACTTGAACCCCCACGCCCGAAAGCACTACCACCTCAAGGTAGCGTGTCTACCAATTCCACCACCACCGCAGCTGTTTGGCATTCTAGTCGCATCACGTGCAAAAAGAAAGCCATTAAACAAAATTATTCAGCAGATTTTGGCGCAGTTGGCGAAGTTTCATTCGATTCCAAGGGTGCTGAAGTTGTCGATGAGATCGATTTCAAGCTATAAGCATCTGTGGTTTGTTTTTTTGCAAAAATAGCTAATGTCAAACTTGTTACAAAAAACAACGCTGTAAAAACAGCAGTTAAACGCGTTAGGAAGTTACCTGAACCTGAAGCACCAAATACAGTCGCAGCACCGCCGCCACCGAAAGACGCACCCGCATCCGCACCTTTACCATGCTGAACCAAAATCAAGACAATCATCAAAATCGCTAAGATAATATGTACTACCAGCACAAAAGTTTGCATGCTGAACTCCTAATTATTGTGTATTTGCAAATGCTTGAGCAATTTGATGGAACGACTCAGCATTGAGCGATGCACCACCCACCAATGCCCCGTTGATATCAGGGCAGGCTGCTAACTCTACTGCATTTTCAGGTTTAACACTACCACCATATAAGATCGCCATAGTCGAACCATAGCCAGTAATTTGGTTTAAGCCCTGACGAATTTGAGCATGCATGGCTTGAGCATCTTGAGGTGAAGCAGTCTTACCTGTACCAATGGCCCAGATCGGCTCATACGCAATCACAATGTTGCGCCATTGCTCTGCTTGAACCACAGCTGCGATATCACAAATTTGTTGCAACACCACAGCCTCAGCCTGCCCTGCTTCACGTTGTTCTAGGCTTTCACCCACACAATAAATCACAGTTAAACCCGCATTTAGAGCATTTTGAATTTTAGCATTTAAAATATCTTTGTTTTCAGCAAAGATTTCGCGGCGCTCTGAGTGCCCGATGAGCACATATTGAATGCCATGATCTGTCAAAAGTTCAGCACTCTGTTCACCCGTATATGCACCTGTACCTGAAATACGAGAGACATCTTGTGCTACGGTATGTACTTTACGGTTGGCTGTACTTAATTCTGATTGGATTGTTGTTAAAGCAATAGAAATCGGTGCGATACCTAAGATACATTTTTCTTCTGCAATGGGTGCATTATTCAGTAAACTATTAAA
This window of the Acinetobacter sp. NCu2D-2 genome carries:
- the secG gene encoding preprotein translocase subunit SecG → MQTFVLVVHIILAILMIVLILVQHGKGADAGASFGGGGAATVFGASGSGNFLTRLTAVFTALFFVTSLTLAIFAKKQTTDAYSLKSISSTTSAPLESNETSPTAPKSAE
- the tpiA gene encoding triose-phosphate isomerase, yielding MSASTITPWVVGNWKMNPVKADALKLIQDFNSLLNNAPIAEEKCILGIAPISIALTTIQSELSTANRKVHTVAQDVSRISGTGAYTGEQSAELLTDHGIQYVLIGHSERREIFAENKDILNAKIQNALNAGLTVIYCVGESLEQREAGQAEAVVLQQICDIAAVVQAEQWRNIVIAYEPIWAIGTGKTASPQDAQAMHAQIRQGLNQITGYGSTMAILYGGSVKPENAVELAACPDINGALVGGASLNAESFHQIAQAFANTQ